The following coding sequences lie in one Treponema sp. OMZ 790 genomic window:
- a CDS encoding DUF4340 domain-containing protein: MNFFLKLKKYTKGLIFINVFLLLLLIFISIPKQEKDVFNAPLVLKNNIENIDEIIFTIPDNSLPPVFNELILFKKKDKFFLKTMAGEYQVKTPLVDRLFSILSTKQNFRFVDDNVKQYINFGLDDDHSARLKLLRSDKTIIGEFIFGKKDTLGINRYVRIDARTKVFIMPDVLSSFLTVNNNFWLDLQIYKYKLQNNSIRRIEKNNKFSIRSNKTEKEFNELETFLRQFSCIDIFPAFPVITSESEEFSLILENGERIKIELTPMEGGDFILLDSSSKKPYVISGYTKRRIDSIINSIF; the protein is encoded by the coding sequence ATGAATTTTTTTTTAAAGTTGAAAAAATATACAAAAGGATTAATTTTTATAAATGTTTTTTTGCTTTTGCTTTTGATTTTTATAAGCATTCCAAAACAAGAAAAAGATGTCTTTAATGCTCCTCTTGTTTTAAAAAACAATATTGAAAATATAGATGAAATTATTTTTACCATTCCAGACAATTCTCTTCCTCCCGTTTTTAACGAATTGATTCTTTTTAAAAAGAAGGATAAGTTTTTTTTAAAGACAATGGCCGGCGAGTATCAGGTTAAAACTCCTCTTGTGGATAGACTTTTTTCGATTTTAAGCACAAAACAAAATTTTAGATTTGTAGATGACAATGTAAAACAATATATCAACTTCGGTTTGGATGATGACCATTCTGCCCGGCTTAAACTTTTGCGTTCCGACAAAACCATAATCGGTGAATTTATATTTGGAAAAAAAGACACGTTGGGCATCAATCGTTATGTCCGCATAGATGCCCGCACAAAAGTTTTTATTATGCCTGATGTTCTATCGTCGTTTTTAACCGTAAACAATAATTTTTGGCTTGATTTGCAAATTTATAAATACAAACTTCAAAATAATTCGATTCGCCGCATCGAAAAAAACAATAAGTTTTCGATCCGCTCAAATAAAACTGAAAAAGAATTTAACGAACTTGAAACTTTTTTAAGGCAGTTTTCATGTATCGATATTTTCCCTGCTTTTCCGGTAATTACTTCTGAAAGCGAAGAGTTTAGTTTAATTTTAGAAAACGGCGAAAGAATAAAAATCGAGCTTACACCGATGGAAGGCGGCGATTTTATCCTGCTTGACTCTTCTTCAAAAAAGCCCTATGTGATAAGCGGATATACAAAACGCCGCATCGATTCCATCATAAATTCTATTTTTTAA
- a CDS encoding SpoIIE family protein phosphatase has product MINGNKSMKRFLNVLLIFFFFICSLSAKEFYWENPSVISGRNGHFLKSASNKDISASVWEEVVKSSDSEGLIYISAGVYVNKKWTINERIIPPIPYTADIPSIASIAVGNDDTILIALVKNRNTITILKSTDYGKTYAVKNITTQIYDLLSPQLSVASNGKFLMFVSHGANEKFSIFSSSSSDGLTWAPFSEFNFAKKIDRVFLPAHSAAARNDVLVFQALDKNENRQAYHLFSSFSSDGGSSWSEPVRLTDDFSFNDQRPHVSYIPSERSVFLVWEKTPYRSEKNSTAFAVLNNKGKLASSIDVLPSQNGIVFSPKIISYNKQPLISWSEDYNGKASIFIASKKDGDWMIDTVTSINGSLLFVNPFFVDGNLHILWQEGIRSAKIMHIEPDHEVAKAQLQPFDFDSKTAGGKQKITMKIKFPNDSSGIAGYSYEWSKDSPPESVRPVIQKLANESVLIYEPDEDGLWYLGVRVCDYAGNWSDMTTVSYERDIIPPLAPKFELLALDKNGFLKSNTFSIKWNPPEYDISGKPETAIDGYIWNLSYIGSADKFISYLKKASPSFIDDDAVQKILSNNLKIDLNTSKITSSSNKREFSNYENGLYALTVSAVDAFGNIGLPAVKYFALNKYIPYTYVSDINTVQGLDGVISMTVVGKGFAEGGEITSLYVDSDGNPPYDLTIEKENFSIVNDKLISNVKIDYVEPGQYYVGLMHSGRGTYFADKVISFDNIGNIKLGDYGETYTYNWLLSSVDHDFSDYFLIIFLALFILLIMILSISGVIHSIKEAVKIKNEVTVLLSGGVMTLRKEKRVSALKVKGVGLRLKFILFTTTLILSVILTLALTLGFRFSETQERLLAEGLASNTQVLLESLNSGAKAYLPSKNVLELGFLPSQIGALKEATFATITGVHIDNKKVGYNFVWASNDDDITSKIDTPEFVVGQSELSLAQMEDVYKKLDKIDQEARASVGELSDEIQSLTNTAIGIALNTDRKSVERRNEIQAAINQMETKLNLELNNLSVKGSGSYPEFNSKKLSRDVTSYLFYKPILYRQTGDRTNFIHGMVYIQVSTKGLIEQIDEATFALYKIIFFISLGSLIAGILGAYILSSIITAPIKKLVEHVSMIAATDDKELLAGKDVKLKTKDEIGVLGTTINAMTNGLVEAAAASKDLTMGKEIQKMFLPLDVDEAGRKLTCGKTIDDNVEFFGYYEGARGVSGDYFDYIKLDDRYYAIIKCDVAGKGVPAALIMVEVATLFLDYFREWKYKTHGLKIDLVVSRINDLIESRGFKGRFAAFTLCIMDSITGDVHFCNAGDNVINIYDAASKKMKEVILTEVSAAGVFPTFMIDMKGGFKVETVKLNPGDVLFLYTDGIEEAKRLFRDSNLQPVLCEEPGLEKDAEHETHSVGQDGEELGKPRVCEIIENIFARRSFSLKKWHNPIEDEPFDFDFTNLEGTIEDAVLGLVSVEKIFRMYQDPKATERDIVQVDKKIDLFLNKHFRQYQTYCGNRIPNANYNEYLYYTNVKEDPQYDDLTILGIKKK; this is encoded by the coding sequence ATGATTAACGGAAATAAAAGCATGAAAAGATTTTTAAATGTATTGTTGATATTTTTCTTTTTTATATGCTCTTTATCGGCAAAGGAATTTTATTGGGAAAATCCTTCAGTCATAAGCGGCCGAAACGGACATTTTTTAAAATCCGCTTCAAATAAAGATATTTCTGCATCTGTTTGGGAAGAAGTTGTAAAATCGTCAGACAGTGAAGGTTTAATTTATATTTCTGCCGGTGTATATGTAAATAAAAAATGGACAATAAACGAAAGAATAATTCCGCCGATTCCGTATACTGCGGACATTCCGTCAATTGCTTCGATTGCTGTAGGAAATGACGATACTATTTTAATAGCATTGGTAAAAAACCGTAATACCATTACCATTTTAAAAAGTACCGATTACGGTAAAACTTATGCGGTTAAAAATATTACCACACAAATATACGATTTGCTTTCTCCGCAATTATCTGTTGCTTCAAACGGTAAGTTCCTCATGTTTGTGTCTCACGGTGCAAATGAAAAATTTTCAATATTTTCATCTTCATCTTCAGACGGATTAACTTGGGCTCCTTTTTCGGAATTTAATTTTGCAAAAAAAATAGATAGAGTTTTTCTTCCGGCTCATAGTGCCGCAGCGAGAAATGATGTATTGGTTTTTCAAGCCTTGGACAAAAATGAAAATAGACAAGCCTATCATCTTTTTTCATCTTTTTCTTCCGACGGCGGAAGCTCATGGTCTGAGCCCGTAAGGTTAACCGATGATTTTAGTTTTAATGATCAAAGGCCTCATGTATCGTATATTCCCTCGGAAAGATCCGTTTTTCTTGTGTGGGAAAAAACTCCTTACCGCAGTGAAAAAAATTCTACGGCCTTTGCTGTTTTAAATAATAAGGGAAAACTCGCCTCAAGTATTGATGTTCTTCCTTCTCAAAACGGAATCGTATTCAGTCCTAAAATAATATCTTATAATAAGCAGCCTCTTATTTCTTGGTCTGAAGATTATAACGGCAAGGCTTCGATTTTTATTGCATCCAAAAAAGACGGTGATTGGATGATAGATACCGTTACGTCCATAAACGGTTCATTGCTTTTTGTAAACCCTTTTTTTGTTGACGGCAATCTTCACATTTTATGGCAGGAAGGAATTCGTTCTGCTAAAATAATGCATATTGAACCCGACCACGAAGTTGCAAAAGCTCAGTTACAGCCGTTCGATTTTGATTCAAAAACTGCCGGCGGCAAACAAAAAATTACAATGAAAATCAAATTTCCTAATGATTCATCGGGTATAGCCGGATATTCGTATGAATGGTCTAAAGATTCGCCGCCGGAATCTGTTCGGCCTGTAATTCAAAAATTAGCGAACGAATCTGTTTTGATATATGAACCTGATGAAGACGGTTTGTGGTATTTGGGAGTAAGGGTTTGTGACTATGCGGGAAACTGGTCGGATATGACTACGGTTTCTTATGAAAGAGATATAATTCCTCCCTTGGCTCCTAAATTTGAGCTTTTGGCTTTAGATAAAAACGGTTTTTTAAAATCGAATACTTTTAGTATCAAGTGGAATCCTCCGGAGTATGATATATCGGGAAAACCTGAAACGGCTATAGACGGATATATATGGAATCTTTCTTATATAGGCTCAGCAGATAAATTTATTTCATATCTAAAAAAGGCGTCGCCTTCTTTTATTGATGATGATGCCGTACAAAAAATTCTATCCAATAATTTAAAGATTGATTTAAATACTTCAAAAATTACATCTTCTTCAAACAAAAGAGAATTTTCAAATTACGAAAACGGTCTTTATGCTTTGACTGTTTCTGCGGTAGATGCCTTCGGTAATATCGGTCTTCCTGCGGTAAAGTATTTTGCTTTAAATAAATATATTCCCTATACGTATGTTTCCGATATAAATACGGTTCAAGGTTTGGACGGTGTTATTTCGATGACCGTTGTAGGTAAGGGATTTGCCGAAGGCGGTGAGATTACTTCATTATATGTTGACTCTGACGGGAATCCTCCTTATGATTTAACTATCGAAAAAGAAAATTTTTCTATTGTAAACGATAAACTTATATCGAATGTAAAAATAGATTATGTTGAACCCGGTCAATATTATGTAGGCTTGATGCATTCCGGCCGCGGAACTTATTTTGCAGACAAGGTTATATCTTTTGACAATATAGGAAATATTAAGCTGGGCGACTACGGAGAGACGTACACATATAATTGGCTTTTGTCGTCCGTTGATCACGATTTTTCGGATTATTTTTTAATTATCTTTTTAGCCTTATTTATTTTATTGATTATGATTTTGTCGATATCGGGAGTTATTCATTCTATAAAAGAGGCTGTAAAAATAAAAAATGAGGTAACGGTTTTATTGAGCGGAGGTGTTATGACATTGAGAAAAGAAAAAAGGGTATCTGCATTAAAAGTTAAAGGCGTTGGATTAAGATTAAAGTTTATTTTATTTACAACAACTTTGATACTGTCGGTTATTTTAACCTTGGCTCTTACTTTGGGATTTAGGTTTTCTGAAACTCAGGAAAGACTGTTGGCCGAAGGCTTGGCATCCAATACTCAGGTTTTGCTTGAAAGTTTAAATTCGGGTGCAAAGGCTTATCTCCCTTCAAAAAACGTATTGGAATTAGGTTTTTTGCCTTCACAGATTGGTGCTCTTAAAGAAGCTACGTTTGCGACTATAACCGGAGTTCATATCGACAACAAAAAAGTAGGTTATAATTTTGTTTGGGCATCCAATGATGATGACATTACATCTAAAATAGATACACCCGAATTTGTTGTCGGACAATCAGAATTGTCTTTGGCTCAGATGGAAGATGTTTATAAAAAGCTGGATAAAATTGATCAAGAAGCAAGGGCCAGTGTTGGAGAGCTTTCAGATGAAATTCAGTCTTTGACAAATACGGCTATAGGAATAGCTTTGAATACTGATAGAAAATCGGTAGAACGCCGAAATGAAATTCAAGCTGCCATCAATCAAATGGAAACAAAACTTAATTTGGAATTGAACAATTTGAGTGTAAAGGGTTCAGGCTCTTATCCCGAATTTAATTCAAAAAAACTTTCAAGGGATGTTACCAGCTATCTTTTTTATAAGCCGATTCTTTACAGACAGACAGGTGATAGAACTAATTTTATTCACGGAATGGTTTATATTCAGGTTTCGACAAAAGGTTTAATCGAACAAATTGATGAAGCAACCTTTGCTCTATATAAAATTATTTTCTTCATTTCTCTTGGTTCTCTTATAGCCGGTATTCTCGGAGCCTATATTTTGTCTTCAATTATTACCGCTCCTATTAAAAAGCTTGTTGAACACGTTTCAATGATTGCTGCAACCGATGACAAAGAATTGCTTGCGGGTAAAGATGTTAAACTTAAAACTAAAGATGAGATAGGTGTTTTAGGTACTACCATAAATGCGATGACAAACGGTCTTGTAGAAGCTGCTGCTGCCTCAAAAGATTTGACAATGGGTAAAGAAATTCAAAAAATGTTTTTGCCTCTTGACGTAGATGAAGCAGGAAGAAAACTTACATGCGGTAAAACCATAGATGATAATGTAGAATTCTTCGGCTACTATGAAGGTGCCCGCGGTGTATCGGGAGACTATTTTGATTATATAAAATTGGATGATAGATATTATGCAATTATAAAATGCGACGTTGCAGGTAAAGGAGTTCCGGCTGCTCTTATCATGGTTGAGGTCGCAACTCTTTTCTTGGATTATTTTAGAGAGTGGAAATATAAAACTCACGGTTTAAAAATAGATCTCGTTGTATCCCGCATAAACGATTTAATAGAGTCCCGCGGATTTAAGGGACGTTTTGCGGCCTTTACTCTTTGTATTATGGATTCTATAACGGGTGATGTACATTTTTGTAATGCCGGAGATAACGTTATAAATATTTATGATGCCGCTTCAAAAAAAATGAAAGAAGTAATCTTGACCGAAGTTTCGGCTGCAGGTGTTTTCCCGACGTTTATGATAGATATGAAAGGCGGGTTTAAAGTTGAAACCGTAAAACTTAATCCCGGAGACGTTTTGTTCCTATACACTGACGGTATTGAAGAAGCAAAACGTTTGTTTAGAGATTCCAACTTGCAGCCCGTTTTATGCGAAGAACCCGGCCTTGAAAAAGATGCCGAACATGAAACTCACAGTGTCGGTCAAGATGGAGAAGAATTGGGTAAACCCCGCGTATGCGAAATTATCGAAAATATTTTTGCCCGAAGATCTTTTAGCTTAAAAAAATGGCATAATCCTATTGAAGATGAACCGTTTGACTTTGATTTTACAAATCTTGAAGGAACAATTGAAGATGCCGTTTTAGGACTTGTTTCTGTAGAAAAAATATTCCGCATGTATCAAGATCCTAAAGCTACTGAACGCGATATTGTTCAAGTGGATAAAAAAATAGACCTATTCTTAAACAAACATTTTAGACAATATCAAACATATTGCGGAAACCGCATTCCGAATGCAAACTATAATGAATATCTTTACTATACAAACGTTAAAGAAGATCCTCAATATGACGATTTAACTATTTTGGGTATTAAGAAAAAATAA
- a CDS encoding ABC transporter ATP-binding protein produces MLKVQNLTKYYGSNKNKIIGCKDISFELRTGEITSLLGLNGAGKSSIINCISGYYTPDEGDAFIDSYSILTENIEAKKRLGILYEQNPLYAGLSVYEFLCFAGQMHGIKKEQLDNDVNEVMNFCEIYEIKDRLIRGLSKGFKQRVGLAQAVLHNPPLIILDEPASGFDSVQVKDFEKKILHIAKEKTILICTHDLRQAAEICSNHILLNKGEIIALGNLLEIKAQLEEAGCEFDDNVNYTVLEKAFEFFAGINKNEFRKTE; encoded by the coding sequence ATGCTTAAAGTACAAAATTTAACCAAATACTACGGAAGCAACAAAAATAAAATCATAGGTTGTAAGGATATTTCGTTTGAGCTGAGAACGGGAGAAATAACTTCTCTTTTAGGTTTAAACGGAGCCGGTAAGAGCAGTATCATAAACTGTATTTCAGGTTACTACACTCCCGATGAAGGAGATGCTTTTATAGATTCATATTCCATTTTAACCGAAAACATTGAAGCTAAAAAACGTTTAGGTATCCTATACGAACAAAATCCTCTTTATGCAGGTTTGAGTGTTTATGAGTTTTTATGTTTTGCAGGACAAATGCACGGAATAAAAAAAGAGCAATTAGATAATGATGTAAACGAAGTAATGAATTTTTGTGAAATTTATGAGATTAAAGACCGCTTAATCCGAGGTTTGTCAAAAGGTTTTAAACAGCGTGTAGGACTTGCTCAAGCTGTTTTGCATAATCCTCCGTTAATTATTTTGGACGAGCCTGCTTCAGGTTTTGACTCCGTTCAAGTAAAAGATTTTGAAAAAAAGATTTTACATATTGCAAAAGAAAAAACTATTTTGATATGTACTCATGATTTAAGACAGGCCGCAGAGATTTGTTCCAATCATATCTTGCTCAATAAGGGAGAGATAATAGCTTTGGGAAATCTTTTAGAAATAAAAGCTCAATTGGAAGAAGCTGGATGTGAGTTTGATGATAATGTTAATTACACCGTGTTAGAAAAAGCTTTTGAATTTTTTGCAGGGATAAATAAAAATGAATTTAGAAAAACCGAATAA
- a CDS encoding GldG family protein → MKKEYRFQFLLFILMAVLISIISTKIYFRLDMSKGKTYTLSNYTKNLLKNLDSSAKVTWFKSSNVDLFFPSLKYLNDMLLEYALYSNEKFSVSVKNTSSLSNEAVKQIGIIPREVEAQDNAVKIVHKLYSGLMIEYMGQTRVIPFIDDIDTLEYDLARFILSMRDDAIGNTQSGTIALIADPALLENDYSYVIPWLEYAGFNVLPLELPVLNIPAELPLLVIGSDYIDYSSAAAIDMFLQKEGRAVFFVSGNKVDVKGSWKAKPKVKDFLLDVLSHHGFYVNANMALDLINNFRITMSSIDNRGTQLINYPYWIQLPLNGIDKDHPIFAAYRPLVSFWPSSIDTDLNKNSSITPFAFTGKNSLTVFESYSTDPLENHFKKFQDASFKPSVIVAGQTKPSRVLVISDEYMISKAIDYTASLYNMDFMVNCVEYICLKDNLLLLKNKKHSPPSFKQFEDRDEMFNLVFKARLISLIFLPIFIFALGVYIFIKQGRVK, encoded by the coding sequence ATGAAAAAAGAATATAGATTTCAATTTTTACTTTTTATTTTGATGGCTGTTTTAATTTCGATTATTTCAACAAAGATATATTTTAGACTTGATATGAGTAAAGGGAAAACTTATACTTTATCGAATTATACAAAAAATCTTTTAAAAAATCTTGACAGCTCTGCCAAAGTAACGTGGTTTAAAAGCTCAAATGTGGATTTGTTTTTCCCGTCATTAAAATATTTAAACGACATGCTTTTGGAATACGCCCTTTATTCAAATGAAAAATTTTCCGTTTCCGTAAAAAATACTTCGAGCCTTTCAAATGAAGCTGTAAAACAAATAGGAATAATACCTCGTGAAGTCGAAGCTCAAGATAATGCCGTGAAGATAGTGCATAAATTATATTCAGGGCTTATGATTGAATATATGGGACAGACCAGGGTAATACCTTTTATAGATGATATCGACACTTTGGAGTATGACCTTGCAAGATTTATCTTGAGCATGAGAGATGATGCAATAGGAAATACTCAATCAGGAACAATCGCTCTTATCGCAGATCCTGCCTTGTTAGAAAACGATTATTCCTATGTAATTCCTTGGCTTGAATATGCAGGTTTTAATGTACTGCCTTTAGAACTTCCCGTATTAAATATACCGGCCGAATTACCTCTTTTGGTTATAGGTTCCGATTATATAGATTATTCTTCTGCTGCTGCGATTGATATGTTTTTACAAAAAGAGGGAAGGGCTGTTTTTTTTGTTTCGGGAAACAAAGTTGATGTAAAAGGTTCATGGAAAGCAAAACCCAAGGTTAAAGATTTTTTATTGGATGTGCTTTCTCATCACGGGTTTTATGTAAATGCAAATATGGCTCTTGATTTAATAAATAATTTTCGTATTACGATGTCGTCGATTGATAATAGAGGAACTCAATTAATTAATTATCCTTATTGGATTCAACTTCCTTTAAACGGTATCGACAAAGATCATCCGATATTTGCGGCTTACCGCCCGTTGGTTTCTTTTTGGCCGTCTTCAATCGATACGGATTTAAATAAAAATTCTTCGATAACTCCTTTTGCATTTACAGGAAAAAATTCTCTTACGGTTTTTGAGTCTTATAGTACTGATCCGCTTGAAAATCATTTTAAAAAATTTCAGGATGCATCTTTTAAGCCTTCAGTAATTGTTGCAGGACAGACAAAGCCGTCCCGTGTTTTGGTTATAAGCGATGAATATATGATAAGTAAAGCAATCGATTATACTGCATCTCTTTACAATATGGACTTTATGGTAAATTGCGTAGAATATATCTGTTTAAAAGATAATCTTCTTTTATTAAAAAATAAAAAACATTCGCCTCCTTCTTTTAAACAATTTGAAGATAGGGATGAAATGTTCAATCTTGTGTTTAAGGCAAGATTGATTTCTCTTATTTTTCTTCCTATTTTTATTTTTGCTTTAGGCGTTTATATATTCATAAAGCAGGGGAGGGTAAAATGA
- the pyrF gene encoding orotidine-5'-phosphate decarboxylase, with protein sequence MNYIELLKTSAERTNNCACMGLDPIIEAIPQKTGNLKDDLISFFKELFEKMQEKDLVPSAFKPNIGYYSALDKPRKKDFLGSESLAEILSLIEKHFPGIPVILDSKRGDIARSSLNYAVEAFDCWKADAVTVSPYMGSDSILPFISEKYLDKGAYILNRTSNPGAKDFQNLKTVSDGKNAHELYIEVAEKIASYAKEFPGTGAVVGATGMEELKVIAEIYAKAGEVPMLIPGVGSQGGDAKTVISILQNAGCTLSLIRINSSSGLTHPWKKAPVPENYLELCINNIKKLLSETSIKK encoded by the coding sequence ATGAACTACATTGAATTATTAAAAACTTCGGCGGAAAGAACTAATAACTGCGCATGTATGGGATTGGACCCGATTATCGAAGCAATACCACAGAAAACCGGGAATCTAAAAGACGATCTTATAAGTTTTTTTAAAGAGCTTTTCGAAAAAATGCAGGAAAAGGATTTGGTTCCTTCAGCCTTTAAACCGAATATCGGATATTATTCGGCGCTGGATAAGCCCAGAAAAAAGGATTTTTTAGGCTCTGAAAGCCTTGCAGAAATTTTATCCTTAATCGAAAAACATTTTCCGGGTATTCCCGTAATCCTTGATTCAAAACGAGGAGACATTGCCCGTTCAAGTTTAAATTATGCCGTTGAAGCATTTGACTGCTGGAAGGCCGATGCCGTAACCGTAAGTCCTTATATGGGAAGCGATTCTATTCTTCCCTTTATTTCGGAAAAATACCTCGATAAGGGAGCGTACATTTTAAACCGTACGAGCAATCCGGGAGCAAAAGATTTTCAAAATCTTAAAACCGTTTCAGACGGAAAAAACGCTCATGAGCTTTATATCGAAGTTGCCGAAAAGATAGCCTCATATGCAAAAGAATTTCCCGGAACGGGAGCCGTTGTCGGGGCAACAGGAATGGAAGAATTAAAGGTCATAGCCGAAATTTATGCAAAAGCCGGGGAAGTTCCGATGCTGATTCCGGGAGTCGGCTCTCAAGGCGGAGATGCAAAAACCGTAATAAGTATTCTTCAAAATGCAGGATGCACCTTATCCCTTATACGGATAAACAGCTCAAGCGGACTTACTCATCCATGGAAAAAAGCACCGGTACCTGAAAACTATTTAGAGCTTTGTATAAACAATATCAAAAAACTGTTAAGCGAAACATCAATTAAAAAATAG
- a CDS encoding ABC transporter permease, which yields MNLEKPNKNIIFCIAKKEFKMMYKSSTFYASSLFFILGAAFGFIGTDSWFNAGLSDLKTFFLNMPFLFCIIIPMLTMSLWSDEKKQFTDKFLFSLPVPIRYIVLGKYVSLIFIWLIMIGFSIIIPLSVFPLIYLDVGAFIVSYFSIFLFGAGIISFSSALAALSPRTEINFLFSFLTVLFFTFIYPITKNLNFSLFLHKIISYLSFSSHFDSAARGLFDSADIFFYFLLIALGIELSVFILTKQRDAK from the coding sequence ATGAATTTAGAAAAACCGAATAAGAATATTATTTTTTGTATTGCAAAAAAAGAATTTAAGATGATGTATAAAAGTTCTACCTTTTATGCTTCTTCTCTTTTTTTTATATTGGGTGCAGCTTTTGGCTTTATCGGAACCGATTCATGGTTTAATGCAGGATTGTCGGACCTAAAAACTTTTTTCCTGAATATGCCGTTTTTATTTTGTATTATAATTCCAATGCTTACTATGAGCCTATGGAGTGATGAAAAAAAACAATTTACCGATAAGTTTTTATTTTCATTGCCTGTTCCAATTCGTTATATAGTTTTAGGAAAATATGTGAGTCTTATTTTTATTTGGCTGATAATGATAGGCTTTAGCATAATAATTCCTTTATCCGTATTCCCGTTAATTTACTTGGATGTTGGAGCTTTTATAGTTTCATATTTTTCTATTTTTTTGTTTGGTGCAGGCATAATTTCATTCTCGTCAGCTTTGGCAGCATTATCGCCGAGAACCGAAATTAATTTTTTGTTTTCATTTTTAACGGTGTTGTTTTTTACTTTTATTTATCCGATAACAAAAAATTTAAATTTTTCTTTATTTTTGCATAAAATTATCTCTTATCTTTCTTTTAGCTCACACTTTGATTCTGCTGCAAGAGGTCTTTTTGATTCCGCAGATATATTTTTTTATTTTCTTTTGATTGCTTTGGGAATTGAATTGAGTGTTTTTATTTTGACAAAACAAAGGGATGCAAAATGA